A portion of the Mycobacterium paraseoulense genome contains these proteins:
- a CDS encoding UDP-glucose dehydrogenase family protein produces MRCTVFGTGYLGATHAVGMAELGHEVVGVDIDAGKVAKLAGGDIPFYEPGLRKLLTKNLAAGRLRFTTDYDLAAEFADVHFLGVGTPQKKGEYGADLRHVYAVIDALVPRLTRSSVLVGKSTVPVGTAAELNHRAAALAPRGVDVEIAWNPEFLREGYAVHDTLHPDRIVLGVQQDSTRTETAVRELYGPLLAEGVPFLVTDLQTAELVKVSANAFLATKISFINAISEVCEAAGADVSVLADALGYDPRIGRQFLNAGLGFGGGCLPKDIRAFMARAGELGADQALTFLREVDSINMRRRTRMVELANAACGGSLLGANIAVLGAAFKPESDDVRDSPALNVAGQLQLNGAAVNVYDPKALENAQRLFPTLNYAVSVEEACERADAVLVLTEWRQFIDLDPADLADRVRARVIVDGRNCLDAARWTRAGWRVFRLGAPRP; encoded by the coding sequence ATGCGATGCACCGTCTTCGGCACCGGTTACCTGGGTGCGACCCACGCCGTCGGAATGGCGGAACTGGGACACGAGGTCGTCGGGGTCGACATCGACGCGGGCAAGGTCGCCAAGCTCGCCGGCGGTGACATCCCCTTCTACGAGCCCGGCCTGCGCAAGCTGTTGACGAAGAACCTGGCGGCCGGGCGGCTGCGGTTCACCACCGACTACGACCTGGCGGCCGAGTTCGCCGACGTGCATTTCCTCGGGGTCGGCACACCGCAGAAGAAGGGCGAGTACGGCGCCGACTTGCGTCACGTGTACGCCGTCATCGACGCGCTGGTGCCGCGGCTGACGAGATCCTCGGTGCTGGTGGGTAAATCGACCGTTCCGGTGGGAACCGCGGCCGAGCTCAACCACCGGGCGGCCGCCCTGGCACCCCGCGGCGTCGACGTCGAGATCGCCTGGAACCCCGAGTTTCTGCGCGAAGGCTACGCGGTGCACGACACCCTGCATCCGGACCGCATCGTGCTTGGCGTGCAACAGGATTCGACGCGCACCGAGACGGCCGTGCGCGAGCTCTACGGTCCACTGCTCGCCGAGGGAGTGCCGTTCCTGGTGACCGACCTGCAGACCGCGGAGCTGGTCAAGGTTTCCGCCAATGCCTTTCTGGCCACCAAGATCTCGTTCATCAACGCCATTTCCGAGGTGTGCGAGGCCGCGGGCGCCGACGTCAGCGTGCTGGCGGACGCGCTCGGCTACGACCCCCGGATCGGTCGGCAATTCCTCAACGCCGGTTTGGGTTTCGGCGGCGGCTGCCTGCCCAAGGACATCCGAGCCTTCATGGCCCGCGCCGGTGAACTGGGGGCCGACCAGGCCCTGACCTTCCTGCGCGAGGTCGACAGCATCAACATGCGCCGGCGCACCCGGATGGTCGAACTCGCCAACGCCGCCTGCGGCGGCTCGCTGCTGGGCGCCAACATCGCCGTGCTGGGCGCGGCGTTCAAGCCCGAATCCGACGACGTGCGCGACTCGCCCGCGCTCAACGTCGCCGGCCAGCTGCAGCTCAACGGCGCCGCGGTCAACGTGTACGACCCCAAGGCGCTGGAAAACGCGCAGCGGCTGTTCCCGACGCTGAACTACGCGGTGTCGGTCGAGGAGGCCTGCGAGCGCGCGGACGCGGTGCTCGTCCTGACCGAGTGGCGGCAGTTCATCGACCTCGACCCCGCCGACCTGGCCGACCGGGTGCGCGCCCGCGTCATCGTCGACGGCCGCAACTGCCTCGACGCCGCGCGCTGGACGCGGGCGGGCTGGCGGGTGTTCCGGCTGGGCGCGCCGCGCCCCTGA
- a CDS encoding maleylpyruvate isomerase family mycothiol-dependent enzyme — translation MDYAGAFLEENRAFSELFRDVDHATPVPTCPGWTLSQLLRHVGRGDRWAAQIVRDRLQEFLDPRSVEGGKPPPDPADAISWLHGGAQRLLDAVELTGVETPVWTFLGSRPANWWVRRRLHEVAVHRADAAIALGSPYTLDPEIAADGITEWLERLAIQAGSEGAPLPLDGDNTLHLHATDPGLGAAGEWTIGVDDGRITWSHEHGKGTAALRGGATELLLAILRRLPLADAGVALFGDEGVWQNWLDRTPL, via the coding sequence GTGGACTACGCCGGCGCATTCCTCGAAGAGAACCGCGCATTCTCCGAGCTTTTCCGCGATGTCGACCACGCCACGCCGGTGCCGACCTGCCCGGGGTGGACCCTGAGCCAACTGCTGCGCCACGTCGGGCGCGGCGACCGCTGGGCGGCGCAGATCGTGCGCGACCGGCTTCAGGAGTTTCTCGACCCCCGATCCGTCGAGGGCGGCAAGCCGCCACCCGATCCGGCCGACGCGATCTCCTGGCTGCACGGCGGCGCGCAGCGGCTCCTCGACGCCGTCGAGCTCACCGGGGTGGAAACCCCGGTGTGGACGTTTCTCGGCTCCCGCCCGGCTAACTGGTGGGTCCGGCGCCGCCTGCACGAGGTGGCCGTGCACCGGGCCGACGCGGCCATCGCGCTGGGATCCCCGTACACCCTGGACCCCGAGATTGCCGCCGACGGGATCACCGAATGGTTGGAGCGGCTCGCGATCCAGGCGGGCAGCGAGGGGGCGCCGCTCCCGCTCGACGGCGACAACACCCTGCACCTGCACGCCACCGACCCCGGGCTCGGCGCAGCCGGCGAGTGGACGATCGGCGTCGACGACGGCCGGATCACCTGGTCGCACGAGCACGGCAAGGGCACCGCGGCCCTGCGGGGCGGCGCCACCGAGCTGCTGCTGGCCATCCTGCGCCGGCTGCCGCTCGCGGACGCCGGCGTCGCGCTGTTCGGTGACGAGGGGGTGTGGCAGAACTGGCTCGACCGTACCCCGCTCTAG
- a CDS encoding nuclear transport factor 2 family protein — MTTSEIATVLAWHDALNAADLETLVELSSDDIEIGDAHGAAQGHEALRRWAASRDGTAEVGRMYVHDGVVVVEQKVSAPDNPGAVTTAASAFRVVHDHVTSVFRHEDLASALAATELTESDLVN; from the coding sequence ATGACCACTTCGGAGATCGCCACCGTCCTGGCATGGCACGACGCGCTCAACGCCGCCGATCTGGAAACCCTGGTCGAGCTGTCCAGCGACGACATCGAGATCGGCGACGCGCACGGCGCCGCGCAGGGCCACGAGGCGCTGCGACGCTGGGCCGCTTCCCGCGACGGCACGGCCGAAGTCGGCCGGATGTACGTGCACGACGGTGTCGTGGTCGTCGAACAGAAGGTCAGCGCCCCGGACAATCCCGGCGCTGTCACCACCGCGGCGTCGGCATTCCGGGTGGTCCACGACCACGTCACGTCCGTGTTCCGGCACGAGGACCTGGCGTCGGCGCTGGCGGCCACCGAGCTCACCGAATCCGACCTCGTCAACTGA